A stretch of DNA from Synechococcus sp. JA-3-3Ab:
CGGCCTGCCTACGCGATCGGCTGGGTCGGTGGCGAAGAGGGTGGAGGGCTGTTCCTGGAAGAGAGTTGGATCGCTCAGGTTGAGCAAAGGGCTCCTGCCCGTAGATCAGCAGGGGCTGGCTGTCCAGCAGCGGCCACTCTTGCGTGCCGTAGTGGAGAGCCACCCGCCCGATGTTGATGAGCGAGCAGTAGGCAATCTCGTGGTGGCTGGGCAGGATCTGGGAGCCGTCGGTGGCCACCACCGTGTGCGGCCCCTGCAAGGGCTCGACTTTGGGCAGGGATCCCCAGGTTTCCGGCGGCTCGGCGGGGCTGGCGCAGGTAAAGGCGAGATGGGAGCTCCACTCCGCCCAGCGCGACTGCCAGGTTTGGGGTTCTCGCTGCAGGCGGGCAAACTCCTGCAAGGCCAGGCGCAGACGCTCTTGGTTGGCCTTCGACTCCTGCTGCAGGTGGCGGGCAAAGGCGGGAATCTGCCCGCTCAGCTTAACCAGATCCAGCATAGGCGGCTGGCTCAGCCCTGCCGGCGGCCAGGGGCTCCACTTCGGAGGGATCCCTCTTGCCCTCGCTCGCGGGGTATGTGGTGGCAGCGGTAGCTGCGCCCAGCTCCTCTAGCGGAAACTCCCCGTAGACTTCGCTGCTGTTGTTGGGGCTCTCTTGCAGGCGAACCCGATGCAGTTGCACCCCCAGCTCGCGCAGGGGCAAAGTCAGCAGCCGCTGGACGTAGAGGGCGATGTTTTCGGCGGTGGGCACCACCTGGGCAAAGTAGGGGACGTCTTTGTTCAAGAAAGTGTGATCCAGGGGCTTCACCACCTGCTCCTCAATCACCCGCTGCAGAGCTGCCAAATCCACGATCATCCCTGTGCGCGGGTCGATGGATCCCTTGACGGTAATCTCCAGGCCGTAGTTGTGGCCGTGGCCGTGGGGGCGAGCGCAGAGGCCGTAGATGGCAGTGTTCTCTTCCAGGCTGAGGTGATCGAGGGCCAAGCGGTGGGCGGCGCTAAAGTGGGTGGCAACGGTCAAATAGGCTTGCATCGCTTCTCCTCGGTATTCGGCCCAAAGCTGGGGATCTTCGTAGAGGCGCACACTGCTGAGCGGCAGCGCGTCGGCTAGGCGCTGCCAGATGGTGTAGGCAATGAACTCGGTGGTGGGCAGGGTTTGGGCAAACTCTGGCCAGACTTGGTTGAGGTAGGCGAAGTTCAGTTCTTGAATCACCCGCTCCCGAATTACCTGCTTGACCTGGGAGAGGTTGAGCACCATGCCGTACTCGTCTACCTCCCCCGTCAGGCCCACCTCCAGCACGTAGTTGTGGCCGTGGCCGGGAAAGCGGGCGTGGGAGCCGAAG
This window harbors:
- a CDS encoding 6-carboxytetrahydropterin synthase, producing the protein MSRTCTIYRRAHFAASHRYWLPELSEAENLARFGSHARFPGHGHNYVLEVGLTGEVDEYGMVLNLSQVKQVIRERVIQELNFAYLNQVWPEFAQTLPTTEFIAYTIWQRLADALPLSSVRLYEDPQLWAEYRGEAMQAYLTVATHFSAAHRLALDHLSLEENTAIYGLCARPHGHGHNYGLEITVKGSIDPRTGMIVDLAALQRVIEEQVVKPLDHTFLNKDVPYFAQVVPTAENIALYVQRLLTLPLRELGVQLHRVRLQESPNNSSEVYGEFPLEELGAATAATTYPASEGKRDPSEVEPLAAGRAEPAAYAGSG